The Aspergillus luchuensis IFO 4308 DNA, chromosome 7, nearly complete sequence genome has a segment encoding these proteins:
- a CDS encoding sugar porter family MFS transporter (COG:G;~EggNog:ENOG410PJ3A;~InterPro:IPR005829,IPR005828,IPR003663,IPR036259, IPR020846;~PFAM:PF00083,PF07690;~TransMembrane:12 (i23-41o75-95i102-123o129-150i162-180o200-217i291-313o328-347i359-381o393-417i429-449o461-483i);~go_component: GO:0016020 - membrane [Evidence IEA];~go_component: GO:0016021 - integral component of membrane [Evidence IEA];~go_function: GO:0022857 - transmembrane transporter activity [Evidence IEA];~go_process: GO:0055085 - transmembrane transport [Evidence IEA]) translates to MGAAGGGFSPQAIKQVPPAARGLYIWLAIIWASYCGGLHGFNTSNISGAMQMEQWDPDFGWDKLSSTAVSNNEGWVVSSMLLGQTVGVLLAGPLGERRGRKAVILAAAICYAIGAVLMAANLGSFAELLVGRVLSGLGSGLGMSAGPVYISEVAPLELRGMMTTFYNVSIMSGVTGSYWINYASYLVIPDSSSWQWRTTLVLQSIPAIILFLGYPFFPESPRYLMMRGRVDAARRSLSRLRGGMDESTEYFAREYTELLSKLDTTSTPTTPTKAFVSLLHECINHPPTRKILLFVTLIQTFFIMSGGNSITYYTPDILESIGLGHSQILLFTAIYGLVKVLSVFFYAWFLTERFGRRPLLLIGSTINVVCLLYLTCYLALSPPSSSGTASPSAASYVCIVAICLYAVGYGFGWAPVFSLTASEICPTRIRGTVVTIAFTYQNLLNFGITRGFPSMTESMQAWGPFALFTAFTTLATVWAGVGFPECKGRSMERMEELFTKSWWKIGWEKVPEERMVEDGQEVADDGEKGSSSHEEKV, encoded by the exons ATGGGAGCAGCAGGCGGCGGGTTCTCCCCCCAAGCCATCAAACAGGTGCCTCCTGCGGCTCGTGGACTATACATCTGGCTGGCCATTATTTGGGCGTCGTACTGCGGTGGTCTGCATGGCTTCAACACGTCCAATATTTCGGGTGCCATGCAGATGGAGCAATGGGATCCAGATTTTGGCTGGGATAAACTTTCTAGCACGGCTGTTTCGAACAATGAGGGCTGGGTGGTATCCTCTATGCTACTG GGCCAAACCGTCGGAGTTTTGCTCGCAGGTCCACTAGGAGAACGTCGCGGCCGAAAGGCAGTCATCCTCGCTGCCGCCATCTGCTATGCGATCGGAGCCGTTCTCATGGCTGCCAACCTGGGATCCTTTGCCGAACTCCTCGTCGGGCGTGTTCTTTCCGGATTAGGGTCTGGACTGGGAATGTCAGCAGGCCCAGTATACATCTCTGAGGTTGCACCCCTCGAGCTACGCGGAATGATGACCACCTTCTACAACGTGAGCATCATGAGCGGCGTCACAGGAAGTTACTGGATCAACTACGCCTCGTATCTAGTCATTCCCGACAGCTCCAGCTGGCAATGGCGTACCACACTCGTCTTGCAATCCATCccggccatcatcctcttcctcggataccccttcttccccgaaAGCCCTCGCTACCTCATGATGCGCGGCCGCGTCGACGCCGCCCGTCGCAGCCTGTCTCGACTTCGTGGCGGCATGGACGAAAGCACCGAGTACTTTGCACGCGAATACACCGAACTCCTCAGCAAACTCGacaccacatccactcccaccactcccaccaaaGCCTTCGTATCTCTTCTCCATGAATGCatcaaccacccacccacccgcaaaatcctcctcttcgtcaccCTCATCCAAACCTTCTTTATTATGTCCGGTGGCAACAGCATCACCTACTACACCCCAGACATATTGGAATCCATCGGCCTGGGCCAttcccaaatcctcctcttcaccgCTATCTACGGCCTCGTCAAGGTCCTTtccgtcttcttctacgCCTGGTTCCTGACGGAACGCTTCGGCCGGCGTCCTCTCCTGCTGATCGGCTCCACCATCAACGTCGTCTGTCTGTTGTACCTGACGTGCTACCTTGCCCTCAGTCCACCTTCCTCATCCGGAACAGCTTCCCCTTCCGCCGCCTCGTATGTTTGCATTGTCGCAATTTGCCTCTACGCTGTAGGCTACGGCTTCGGCTGGGCCCCGGTATTCTCCCTCACAGCATCGGAGATCTGTCCGACCCGGATCCGCGGCACGGTGGTGACGATTGCTTTCACTTACCAAAACCTGCTTAATTTCGGTATTACGCGCGGGTTCCCCAGTATGACTGAGAGTATGCAGGCTTGGGGCCCGTTTGCGCTGTTCACGGCGTTTACGACGCTCGCGACGGTGTGGGCCGGGGTTGGGTTCCCGGAGTGCAAGGGACGGAGTATGGAGAGAATGGAGGAGTTGTTTACGAAGAGTTGGTGGAAGATCGGGTGGGAGAAGGTGCCGGAGGAGCGGATGGTAGAAGATGGTCAGGAGGTGgctgatgatggggagaagggaagcagTTCCCACGAAGAGAAGGTATAA
- a CDS encoding uncharacterized protein (COG:C;~EggNog:ENOG410PVAE;~InterPro:IPR001030,IPR018136,IPR006248,IPR036008, IPR015931,IPR015932,IPR015928,IPR000573;~PFAM:PF00694,PF00330;~go_function: GO:0003994 - aconitate hydratase activity [Evidence IEA];~go_function: GO:0051539 - 4 iron, 4 sulfur cluster binding [Evidence IEA];~go_process: GO:0006099 - tricarboxylic acid cycle [Evidence IEA]), with protein MQRCRQRLPMLKASYRPLSLNGVRNYATTVSGNPILGVHYPKQIRAIEAIKQGSNRPLTLAEKTLYSHLLDTDSGRWNIDKIARGKTILELRPDRVACHDATATMALLQFISAGLPRVQVPTTVHSDHLIISENGAEKDMQRATTEHAEVYDFLSSASKKYGIGFWKPGSGIIHTVIFENYAMPGGLIIGTDSHTPNAGGMGMLGIGVGGADAVDAMSGMAWELVAPKVIGVELTGELRGWASTKDIICKLAGILGVSGGKGRIIEFFGPGTETLGATAMATICNMSAEIGSTSCIFPYSDAIARYLSATARGHVVEAANPVKDLLLTADKGSEEYYDEIIKIDLNTLEPHINGPFTPDLAHPISKLATAVAESDWPMNLSHAMVGSCTNSSYEDLDKARQLVNQARAAGITKFKTPFLVSPGSERIRATAEEAGILKDLEDAGAMVLSSSCGPCVGSWDRKDVDVRGKEKNSVISSYNRNFVGRHDSNPATHSFVTSPELVTAFAYAGRLDFNPVTDSISVEGSQPLRLTPPVGQELPESFNPGADRFQEPPSDGSSYSVIIDVKSDRLQLLEPFPAWKSGSASDMELLMKVKGKCTTDHISPAGPWYKYRGHLENISHNMLTTATNAFLDNDPQMLGHTRHPLTNEVQLTHEVARDLKHRSIRWCVVGDHNYGEGSSREHAALEPRFLGGVAIIARSFARIHETNLKKQGMLPLTFADPADYDRVQEGDRITLIGVEDGELQPGKNVTMRVTPRRGDSWEAELYHSYHAGQLPWLRAGSALNHIKATVHSS; from the exons ATGCAGCGATGTCGCCAGAGATTACCGATGCTGAAAGCATCATACCGACCGCTCTCTCTGAACGGAGTCCGGAACTATGCGACAACCGTTTCAGGTAACCCA ATTCTGGGTGTTCATTACCCCAAACAGATTCGTGCTATCGAAGCGATTAAGCAGGGATCAAATCGCCCGCTCACACTAGCCGAGAAGACTCTATACAGTCATTTACTGGACACGGATAGCGGTCGCTGGAATATTGATAAGATTGCCCGGGGAAAGACCATTTTGGAGCTGCGCCCCGACCGAGTCGCCTGCCATGATGCGACCGCAACAATGGCCTTGCTGCAGTTTATCAGCGCAGGCCTTCCGCGCGTACAGGTACCGACAACAGTGCACAGCGATCATCTGATCATCTCGGAGAACGGCGCGGAAAAGGATATGCAGCGTGCGACCACAGAACATGCAGAGGTATATGACTTCCTGAGTAGCGCTTCGAAGAAGTACGGGATCGGCTTCTGGAAGCCTGGATCTGGAATCATCCATACTGTCATCTTCGAGAACTATGCGAT GCCAGGAGGTTTGATTATTGGAACGGATTCTCATACCCCCAATGCAGGCGGAATGGGTATGCTTGGAATCGGCGTTGGCGGAGCTGATGCTGTCGACGCTATGTCGGGAATGGCTTGGGAGCTGGTCGCACCCAAAGTAATTGGAGTCGAACTTACGGGTGAGCTCCGAGGCTGGGCATCAACAAAAGACATTATCTGCAAGTTGGCAGGAATACTCGGCGTGTCTGGCGGAAAAGGCCGCATCATTGAATTCTTCGGTCCGGGTACGGAGACTCTGGGCGCGACAGCTATGGCCACCATTTGCAACATGTCTGCGGAAATTGGCTCGACTTCTTGTATATTCCCTTACTCGGATGCGATCGCTCGCTATTTGAGTGCCACTGCCCGCGGACATGTTGTAGAAGCGGCAAACCCAGTCAAAGACCTTCTGCTCACCGCCGATAAGGGCTCCGAGGAGTACTATGACGAAATCATCAAGATCGATCTGAACACTCTGGAGCCGCATATTAACGGCCCATTCACACCGGATCTCGCCCACCCCATTTCAAAGCTGGCTACTGCGGTCGCTGAGAGTGATTGGCCAATGAATCTAAGCCACGCCATGGTGGGTAGCTGTACCAACAGTTCCTATGAGGATTTGGACAAGGCCCGGCAGCTGGTCAATCAAGCCCGGGCGGCCGGAATAACCAAATTCAAAACTCCTTTCTTGGTCTCGCCGGGCAGCGAAAGAATCCGGGCCACCGCTGAAGAGGCTGGTATCCTGAAGGATCTCGAAGACGCCGGTGCTATGGTTCTCAGCAGCTCGTGCGGACCATGTGTCGGGTCATGGGACCGCAAGGACGTGGATGTCCGcggaaaagagaagaactCTGTGATCTCCAGCTACAACCGTAACTTTGTGGGGCGCCATGACAGCAACCCGGCTACTCACTCATTTGTCACGTCGCCGGAGCTGGTCACGGCCTTTGCTTATGCTGGCCGCCTGGACTTCAACCCTGTCACCGACAGTATCTCAGTGGAAGGTTCCCAGCCACTGCGGCTTACACCTCCCGTAGGCCAGGAATTGCCAGAATCATTCAATCCTGGTGCAGATCGCTTCCAAGAGCCCCCGTCCGATGGCTCCTCTTACTCCGTTATCATCGATGTGAAGTCCGACAGACTACAGCTCTTAGAGCCCTTTCCAGCTTGGAAGAGCGGAAGTGCTAGTGACATGGAGTTGCTGATGAAGGTCAAGGGCAAATGTACGACGGATCATATTTCACCGGCTGGTCCGTGGTACAAGTATCGTGGCCATCTGGAGAACATTAGCCACAACATGCTCACAACCGCAACCAATGCATTCTTAGACAACGACCCGCAGATGCTAGGCCACACGAGACATCCGCTGACGAACGAGGTCCAGCTTACTCATGAAGTGGCTCGGGACTTGAAGCACCGCTCTATTCGTTGGTGCGTGGTCGGAGATCACAACTATGGTGAGGGCAGTTCGCGTGAGCATGCCGCACTGGAGCCTCGCTTCCTCGGTGGCGTTGCCATCATCGCCCGGTCTTTCGCTCGTATTCACGAGACGAACTTGAAGAAACAGGGAATGCTCCCACTTACATTCGCTGATCCTGCTGACTACGACCGAGTGCAAGAGGGAGATCGCATCACTCTGATTGGTGTagaagatggagagctgCAACCGGGCAAGAATGTTACCATGCGGGTTACTCCGCGCCGTGGAGACAGCTGGGAGGCTGAGTTGTACCACAGCTATCATGCCGGACAGCTCCCGTGGCTTCGGGCTGGCAGTGCCTTGAATCATATTAAGGCCACGGTACATAGCTCATGA
- a CDS encoding RraA family protein (COG:H;~EggNog:ENOG410PM39;~InterPro:IPR005493,IPR036704;~PFAM:PF03737): protein MSKSICPGLLQNAGWPVGWPDCLPAFVSWTTTIYLLGPLSCPFASPHYRINREQVAMAVRPNVLSALRRFTSCDVGDALVKLGVPQGGYLSGLKMYSPDFMSPTAKFLGPAYTVKMVHASNKVSPTPKLHFADAIPKDSVVFVSQPRDLISACWGGLMSTRAQKRGAAGVIIDGKFRDINEHRELGMTLFARDISILGSNSFTRSSELDVPVTYENSENGGQVVINPGDYILGDADGVVVVPPEKAEECVRLCQERFDIDEETRRCLEQGDEIGSTIKRLRK from the exons ATGTCTAAGAGCATCTGCCCCGGGCTACTCCAGAATGCGGGATGGCCCGTCGGATGGCCCGATTGTCTCCCCGCTTTTGTAAGCTGGACCACTACCATCTACCTTCTGGGGCCACTGTCTTGCCCTTTTGCATCCCCGCACTATCGAATCAATCGTGAACAAGTAGCTATGGCAGTCAGACCAAACGTCCTCAGCGCGTTGCGGCGCTTCACCTCTTGTGAT GTCGGCGACGCCCTCGTGAAGCTTGGAGTCCCTCAGGGCGGCTATTTATCCGGCCTCAAAATGTACTCTCCGGATTTCATGTCACCCACAGCAAAGTTCCTCGGCCCGGCATACACAGTGAAAATGGTGCATGCCTCAAACAAGGTTTCGCCAACGCCTAAGCTTCATTTCGCCGATGCCATCCCCAAAGACAGCGTTGTATTTGTGTCACAACCGAGAGACTTGATCAGTGCTTGTTGGGGAGGACTCATGAGCACTCGGGCTCAGAAACGTGGTGCTGCCGGAGTTATCATTGATGGCAAATTTCGCGATATCAATGAACACCGGGAGCTGGGAATGACCCTGTTTGCGCGCGACATTAGCATTTTGGGATCCAACTCTTTCACTCGTTCTTCTGAATTGGATGTACCAGTTACCTACGAGAACTCAGAGAATGGGGGGCAGGTTGTTATTAATCCTGGTGATTATATCCTTGGAGATGcggatggggtggttgtcGTTCCGCCTGAAAAGGCAGAAGAGTGCGTGCGCCTTTGCCAGGAACGCTTTGATATTGATGAGGAGACACGGCGTTGTTTGGAACAGGGTGATGAAATAGGGAGCACTATCAAGAGGCTGAGGAAATAA
- a CDS encoding Zn(II)2Cys6 transcription factor (COG:S;~EggNog:ENOG410PN9P;~InterPro:IPR036864,IPR007219,IPR001138;~PFAM:PF00172,PF04082;~TransMembrane:2 (o353-374i395-418o);~go_function: GO:0000981 - DNA-binding transcription factor activity, RNA polymerase II-specific [Evidence IEA];~go_function: GO:0003677 - DNA binding [Evidence IEA];~go_function: GO:0008270 - zinc ion binding [Evidence IEA];~go_process: GO:0006351 - transcription, DNA-templated [Evidence IEA];~go_process: GO:0006355 - regulation of transcription, DNA-templated [Evidence IEA]) yields the protein MCRRPSQKSPAAPGNPLPPTNPTPSHVAVTLVHRAFAHIISQISKMSPRDIERPGSPAPKKVRIACRRCRAKRVKCDGRIPACSNCSRARVPCIDVDGRNRDISIPRDFIAQCRARLTWLEQQIKLLDPDFDLTKGPSVNMGENELTLPSSSGVSDCANAVTTMLETDTQSRDKPATRKRPYDLVEDPEPDQTPRAEASSVANAFGMLSLHSDSRQQHYMGSSSGLLFTKLIGVDRDTQVSSPSSNSETSKYGRHSTSQALKQGYRSLYQSLTRELPPPEEAEILFAVYFQHIHIDYPVLHAPSLVNAYLALYESTQMEPTGQYDSNGWMEGLEPFEYNGMADHESGKPSTPISVFTAVFHVFMVFSLAATVLTRKKNFDYSPTKFYRMALAETSSCFSSVSVTSLQGILLLAIHSMICPAGLNIWTLAHIAMSHCIDLGLHREPSPSTRVSRTSLAVKRLIFYTTYSLDRTIATIQGRPLGIRDETFDMQRPEVEDVSEESSIIGNCQLHVSAPSSAHMTMSIRRFRLDQYITEIKLLFYHLPKKLRPLVWPNDLENHQAQIKLNLDAWLTETSLIQPPTDREEDRKSVEHEKLRLEILYHSAITLLFQPSQAFRSPSPSALKQCYQSCSRKLRIYDHLSAEEQLLYNWRNIHGIFSSGATLIYCIWASPSLQATTPFAEVLRDLRTCSNLLSIGGQWWPSVRNGKGSFDKMVDLTIRQLSRTQTSPSKMRGSLHTQHAEIGCQPDLHPSSLVPEFPNNSSIQLTEDSSRHPEGLGGLPNAEFHDSTGDHLDLGLGEPGLLFPNPNGMDVTDTYSIDSAMESFLAEFIRGDWGWDPFSGTATL from the exons ATGTGCCGACGGCCGAGTCAAAAGTCACCCGCCGCCCCCGGCAATCCGCTTCCCCCCACAAATCCGACCCCGTCGCATGTTGCCGTTACGCTGGTTCATCGTGCTTTTGCACACATCATCTCGCAAATCTCCAAGATGAGTCCCCGAGACATAGAGCGCCCGGGGTCTCCTGCTCCGAAGAAAGTCCGGATCGCCTGTCGACGGTGTCGAGCTAAACGCGTCAAG TGTGACGGCCGCATCCCTGCATGTAGCAATTGCTCGCGAGCGAGGGTCCCTTGTAtcgatgttgatggtcgGAACCGTGATATTTCGATTCCTCGCGA TTTCATCGCGCAATGCCGTGCCAGACTCACATGGCTCGAACAACAGATCAAACTTTTGGACCCGGACTTCGATCTGACCAAAGGGCCATCCGTGAATATGGGTGAGAATGAATTGACATTGCCGTCTAGCTCGGGGGTTTCCGATTGTGCCAATGCTGTCACTACTATGCTGGAGACTGACACACAGAGTCGCGACAAGCCAGCCACAAGAAAACGACCATACGACTTAGTCGAGGACCCAGAACCTGACCAGACCCCACGTGCAGAAGCATCATCTGTGGCGAATGCATTTGGGATGCTGTCCTTACATTCAGATTCCCGACAACAGCACTACATGGGTTCTTCCTCAGGACTACTGTTCACGAAGCTGATTGGAGTGGATAGAGATACACAGGTATCCAGCCCATCATCCAATAGTGAAACTAGCAAGTATGGCAGGCATTCAACCTCTCAAGCCTTGAAGCAAGGCTATCGCTCTCTGTACCAGAGCTTGACAAGG GAACTCCCTCCCCCCGAGGAAGCTGAAATCTTATTTGCGGTCTACTTCCAGCATATACATATTGACTACCCCGTTCTTCATGCGCCTTCGCTAGTCAATGCGTATTTGGCATTGTATGAGAGCACACAGATGGAACCCACGGGCCAATACGATAGTAACGGGTGGATGGAAGGCCTGGAACCCTTCGAGTACAATGGCATGGCTGATCATGAAAGCGGCAAACCGTCTACGCCGATATCAGTATTCACAGCCGTGTTTCATGTCTTCATGGTCTTCTCTCTGGCAGCGACCGTACTAACGCGCAAGAAGAACTTTGATTACTCCCCGACAAAATTCTACAGAATGGCCTTAGCGGAAACATCTAGTTGCTTCTCCTCTGTGTCAGTGACATCTCTGCAGGGTATATTACTCTTGGCGATTCATAGCATGATCTGCCCGGCTGGCCTGAATATCTGGACACTGGCACATATAGCAATGTCGCATTGCATTGACTTGGGCCTTCATCGAGAACCTAGCCCGTCTACGCGCGTTTCCAGAACGTCTCTGGCTGTCAAGAGGCTGATATTCTATACAACATACTCCCTCGATCG AACAATAGCCACTATCCAAGGCCGTCCTTTAGGTATTAGGGATGAAACATTTGATATGCAACGTCCCGAAGTAGAAGATGTCAGTGAAGAATCGTCTATAATTGGAAATTGCCAACTCCATGTTTCAGCGCCATCATCCGCCCATATGACAATGTCCATTCGTCGTTTCAGACTGGATCAGTACATAACTGAGATAAAGCTCCTTTTCTATCATTTACCCAAAAAGCTTCGCCCGCTCGTGTGGCCGAATGACCTTGAAAATCATCAGGCACAGATCAAGCTTAACCTTGACGCATGGTTGACCGAGACATCTCTCATACAACCGCCGACTGACCGAGAAGAGGACAGAAAAAGCGTTGAGCATGAGAAACTCAGGTTGGAGATTTTGTACCACTCAGCAATAACGCTCCTTTTTCAGCCTTCCCAAGCATTCCGTTCGCCATCGCCAAGTGCTTTAAAACAGTGCTATCAAAGTTGCAGTCGAAAGTTACGCATATACGATCATCTTAGTGCAGAGGAACAGCTATTATACAACTGGCGAAACATTCACGGTATATTTTCCTCGGGCGCGACACTGATCTACTGCATCTGGGCATCACCCTCTCTTCAGGCCACCACCCCGTTCGCGGAGGTATTGAGGGATCTGCGGACCTGCTCCAACCTCCTCAGTATCGGTGGTCAGTGGTGGCCTTCTGTACGTAATGGCAAGGGAAGCTTCGACAAGATGGTCGACCTTACCATACGGCAGTTAAGTCGTACTCAGACCTCTCCATCAAAAATGCGGGGCTCACTACACACCCAACATGCTGAGATTGGCTGTCAACCTGATCTACACCCTTCCAGTTTGGTTCCTGAATTTCCTAATAATTCGAGTATTCAACTAACGGAAGACTCATCCCGCCACCCTGAAGGGCTCGGTGGTCTCCCAAATGCAGAGTTTCATGACTCTACAG GAGACCATTTGGATCTTGGTCTAGGAGAACCTGGATTGTTGTTTCCCAACCCGAATGGCATGGATGTTACTGACACATATTCCATTGACTCTGCGATGGAGAGCTTTCTCGCCGAATTTATCCGCGGAGACTGGGGCTGGGACCCATTCTCAGGCACAGCGACCTTGTGA